From Anomalospiza imberbis isolate Cuckoo-Finch-1a 21T00152 chromosome 6, ASM3175350v1, whole genome shotgun sequence, one genomic window encodes:
- the CTSD gene encoding cathepsin D: MGPRGLLLLLALAGSCAALIRIPLTKFPSMRRILREAGSEIPDMNSITEAIKYKLGFAEEGKPTPEILKNYMDAQYFGVIGIGTPPQNFTVIFDTGSSNLWVPSVHCSMLDIACMVHHKYDSAKSSTYVKNGTKFAIRYGTGSLSGFLSQDVVTLGDLKIMDQIFGEATKQPGITFIAAKFDGILGLAFPRISVEGVEPFFDNVMKQKLVDKNMFSFYLNRDPSGVPGGEMVLGGTDPKYYKGEFSWFNVTRKAYWQIHMDSVDVANGPSVCQGGCEAIVDTGTSLITGPTKEVKKIQEAIGAKPLIKGEYMIPCEKVPTLPIVAMKMGGKSFNLTGDQYVLKMSAQGETICMSGFSGLDIPPPGGPLWILGDVFIGPYYSAFDRDNNCVGFASSA; this comes from the exons ATGGGCCCCCGCggcctcctcctgctgctcgcCCTGGCCGGGTCCTGCGCCGCCCTCATCAG GATCCCCCTGACCAAGTTCCCTTCCATGCGGCGGATCCTGAGAGAGGCAGGCAGCGAGATCCCAGATATGAATTCCATCACCGAGGCCATCAAGTACAAGCTGGGCTTTGCCGAGGAGGGTAAGCCCACTCCGGAGATTTTGAAGAACTACATGGAT GCCCAGTATTTCGGTGTGATCGGTATCGGAACACCCCCCCAGAATTTCACTGTGATCTTTGACACTGGCTCCTCCAACCTCTGGGTTCCATCCGTGCACTGTTCCATGTTGGACATCGCCTGCA TGGTGCACCACAAGTACGACTCTGCTAAATCCAGCACCTATGTGAAGAATGGCACCAAGTTTGCCATCCGCTATGGCACAGGGAGCCTTTCCGGGTTCCTCAGCCAAGACGTAGTCACG CTTGGTGACTTGAAAATCATGGATCAGATCTTTGGGGAAGCCACAAAGCAGCCAGGCATAACATTCATCGCTGCCAAGTTTGATGGCATCCTGGGCCTGGCATTCCCAAGGATCTCTGTGGAGGGCGTCGAGCCTTTCTTCGATAACGTCATGAAACAGAAGCTGGTCGACAAAAATATGTTCTCTTTCTACCTAAACAG AGATCCCTCTGGTGTCCCTGGCGGTGAGATGGTCCTGGGAGGGACCGACCCCAAGTATTACAAGGGCGAGTTCAGCTGGTTTAATGTGACGCGTAAGGCCTACTGGCAGATCCACATGGACTC GGTGGATGTTGCCAACGGGCCAAGCGTGTGTCAGGGGGGCTGTGAGGCCATTGTGGACACGGGAACCTCACTCATCACTGGCCCCACCAAAGAAGTGAAGAAGATACAGGAGGCCATTGGTGCAAAACCACTCATAAAAGGCGAG TACATGATCCCCTGTGAAAAAGTGCCAACACTGCCTATCGTTGCAATGAAAATGGGAGGGAAGTCCTTCAACCTCACAGGAGACCAGTATGTCCTCAAG ATGAGTGCACAAGGAGAGACTATCTGCATGAGTGGCTTTTCAGGCCTGGACATCCCACCCCCCGGGGGCCCACTCTGGATCCTGGGAGATGTCTTTATTGGACCCTACTACTCCGCCTTTGACCGTGATAACAACTGTGTTGGCTTTGCCTCAAGTGCCTAA